The sequence below is a genomic window from Acidobacteriota bacterium.
TTCGAATCGCGCCAAGCTTCGGCCCGACGGAAGCTGCGGAGAAACTCCGACTGCTCGCTCAGATCGAGAGCGCACCGCGGCTGACGGCGCGCGATCTCCTGGAACTTCACGACGCGATCTGTTTTCTGCGTGCCTACCCCGACAGCCCACGTGTTTTACGCGCCGTCGAGGCCGCGGCCGACCGACTTCGCGAGTTGCATGCCGCATCGGGAATCGATGTCGAATCTTCGCAGCTCGAGAACCGTGGTTTTCCTGGCGCCGTCGTTCGCGACGAGTTCTCGTTCCCGGCCCTCGAGCGTCTCCAGCTTCGATACCCGGGCTGTCTCGAGATCGACTGGGACGAACTCGAGAGTCAGGACCCGCTGGTCAACGCCCTCGGCCTGTGCGTCACGTCCGCCGAGTGCCAGGGCCTCGACGACATCGGTCTGCAACTCCAGGAGTGGTTCGCCGCCTGCCGCCCGACCCAGCACAGGACCGACCTCGAGTTCCTGCTTTTCCTGTTCAGGAACGCCAGGCTCGGGGAGGCGACACGCAACCTGATCTTCGAGGGTTGCGCGGTCCCCATCCGATTCGAACTTGCCTCGGTCGGTACGGCGAGGAGCGAGAACATCTCGCGGGTCAATCGGGTCCGCTACCAGACACGACCCCTCGACCGGGCCCGGCACGCGATCGCACCCATCGCGCGACGGGAGTTCTCCTCGACGACACGGGCCTCGGCGAAGCTGGGGGAAGAGGTCATCGGTCTCGGCCTGACAGCGCTTTGCTCCCGCAATCTGGAAATTCGCACGTTGAGCAACGGCAACGCGAACGACGTCACCGTGGTCGATTGCGGTCGCGGTCTCCGGATCGCGTTGATCGGCGTCCTGCCCGCCTACCGTGATCCGCTCGAGTGTCACTATTGCATGCTGGTATTCAAGAACGGGGTCCCGATCGCGTACGGGCCGGGGACCGTCAGTCTCGGTTGCTGCGAGGTCGGTATCAATCTGTTCCCCGAGTTCCGAGGTGCCGAGATCCGCTACCTCTACCCGCAATTCATCCGAACGCTGTACCAGTTACTCGGGGCGCGGTACTTCTTCCTCACGCCCTACGGGATGGGCGAGGAGAACCCGGCAGCGATTCGCACGGGAGCGTTCTGGTTCTACCGCAAGCTCGGGTTCCGTCCGACGAATCCCAAGGTCGAAGAACTCGCCCAGGAGGAGGAGCGGCGTCTGGCGCGCAAGCCGCGCGAACGCTCGAGCCCCGCGATGCTACGTCGTCTCTCCCACACGTCGGCGTATCTCGATCTGTCAGACGGTGAGTGCCGGCCGCTGGATCTCGGTGCGATCGGCGTGAGCCACAGCCGTTTCATCTCCGAGTCCTTCGACGGCGATCGGCAACGTGCGTTACAGGAGTGCATTCCGAAAGTCGCACGCGAGCTGGGACTCCGGGGCGTCTACAAGCTCCAACCCGATGCCCAACACGCCTGGGCGATGTTGGCGCCGATCCTCGCGATGCTGCCGGGCCTTCCGGATTGGAGTCCGAGAGAGAAGCAGCGGATGCAGAGGATCCTTCGTGAGAAGGGCGGACCGTCCGAGCGCGGCGTCGATCGCCTACTCCGCGGCCATCGAACTCTCTGCCACGCACTCCGCACCCTGTAGTCAACAAAAAGGGGACAGATTTATTTTTCTGATCCACGATCAGAAAAATAAATCTGTCCCCTTTTTCTACATCTTGATGCCGACGCCGATGTAGGCCGAGCGGCCATCGGCGGGAATCACCGCGACGTTGCCGAATCCGCGGACGGCGTACTGTTCCTGGCCGATGTTCTCTATACCGAGTTGGACGTCGAACTTGTCGAACTCGTACCAGAACTTCGCGTCCCAGATGATTGCCTGGTCGATCGTGTAGCTGTTGTCCTCGGAGATGAACTGGTCATCGATCAGGCGGGCGCCGGCACCCAGGCCGAAGCCACCCTCGAACTGCTTGCTGGACCAGAGGTTCAGCAGGTGTCGCGGGGTGAACGACGGGCGGTTGCCCGACCGATCGACCACGATGAAATCCGTCGCGGGGTTTGGACCGGTCTGAATCCGCTCCGAGAATTCGGTCAGTTCCGAATCGTTGTTGGCGTAGGAGAACACGGTCCGAACGCCGCGCTTGCTGATCGCCGCGATCTCGAACTCGAAACCGGACGATTTCTGATCTCCCGTCGTCTGCAGGACGCCGGTGCTGTCCGGGATGGCGATGTTCTCGCGCTCGATATCGTAGTAGGCCCAGGTCGCCTGCACGCGACCGTCGGCGAAGGTCTTCTTGACGCCGATTTCCGTCTGGATGCTGCGCTCCGGCTCCCGCTCGCCGACGACACGACTGCCGGGAGGCGCGAAGGACCGACCGTTGTTGGCGTAAACACTCAACGACGGCTGCGGGGAATAGACGAAGCCGAACATCGGGCTGAATTTGCTGTCATCGCGATCGGTCGCGCTGAGAGGATCCTCATAGTCGATGTTGTCATAACGGCCACCAATCAGAACCTGGCAGCGCTGGCCGAACTGGATCTGATCGACCACGTAAGGCGCGACGATCTGCGTTTCCGCGTCGGCCGCAAAGAACGGGAACAGCATCGGAGTCATCGTCGCGGACTCGACCGGGTCAAAGACTCCGATCTCCGGAAGCATGCCGAAGCTGAGGCTCGACTCGTCGGTCTGCTGTGCGACCTCGAGTCCGGTCAGCAGGTTATGGGTGACGGGTCCCGTCTCGAACTGCATCACCGCCTCGAACTGGTTGCCGACGAACTGCTGCTCGCTGTCCAGCGTCGTCAGGGCGCGGGAGACAAGCGCGATCGAGGCGCCACCGCCAAGCGGTACATCGAAGGCCCCGTTGATAAGGGTCCCGGCGCTCTGCCAGTCCAGCGTGCGGACGTAGAACTTGTTGCGCAGCGTGACGCTATCCGAGATCTGGTTTTCGTAGTCGACCTGGAGGCGGAGGACATCCTGCTCCGAGTGGTCGAATGGGCTTGCGTAGGACGTTCGCGGGTCCACCGGCGCGACATCGCCGTTGTAAAGCGGGATTCCGGCGTCCGGTGCAAACTCGGCGCTGACAATTTCAAGGTTTACGTTCAACGCGCTGTGGCCATTGATCGTCCAGCGGTAGCCGGGGTTGAATCCGTAGTGCTCGCTCTCCGGAATACTTCGGTAGTTGTCGGTGGTCGTCCGAAATGCGTTCAGTCGGAACGCATGGTCATCGTTCACCGACTCGTTCCAATCCACACTGATCTCGTCCATGCCGAAGCTGCCCGCGCGAACCTGTGCGCCGAGTAGATCGACAGGGAGGGGTTGCTTGCGAACGATATTGACGGCGCCCGATAACGGATCTTTGCCGTAGAGGAACCCGCCCGGCCCCTTCAGGACCTCGACCGCCTCGACGTTGTAGAGCGGGTAGACCGTCGCCTCGGGCTCGCCGACGCCATCGGTCAAGATCAGGCTGCCGCTGAGCGAGTCGAAGCCGCGGACGACGAAGAAGTCCTGGACACCATTCTGGGCCTGGATGTTCAGGCCGGACACGTTGCGCAGGGCATCGGAGATCGTGGAAGCAGATTGCTCCTCGATCAGAGCGGGTCCCACGGTGCCCACGTTTGCAGGGATCCAACGTACTTCGGTCGGTAGTTTGGTGGCGACCGAATTGGACGTCGGCTGGTCGGGAGCGGCGACCTTGACGTATTCGCTCAGAGGTTCGTTTTCCTCGGAATCGTCGTCCTTGCTTTCGGACTGCGCCCATGCAGCGGGCGCCAACAGCAGAACCACGACGAACACGAGACCGATCCAGCGAACTTCTTTCACGTTTCCTCCAGGACGGTCGCACTCCAGCGGCCGTCGGTATTCCCCGTACTTGACTTGCTGATGCGGTACACCGCCCTCGCGATGCTCAGGACTCGATCCGCGTCGGATGGTTATACGCGTCATTTGTAAAGAGCGCGAATCAGCAAGCGTTACATATGTAAAAACCTGTCTCCAGGGGCTACTATTGGGGTCACTGGGAGGGATTAAGACAATGATCAAGAAAGTTGCATTTATCGGTCACCGCGTCCAGGACATGGAGCGGGCCAAGCAGTTCTACGGCGACCTGCTGGGCTTGAAGAAGACGGCAGAGCACGAGGGGAAATGGTGCGAGTTCGACACCCCCGAGGAAAATGGCGTGATGCTGCACGAGATCGCACCGCATCGAGCCAAGTAGTCGACCTCGAATTCGATCTCTAATCCAGAAGAACGCGTCGCCTCGTGCTCCCCAACGGATGCGGTGTGTCCAGGTTGGGAGGGTAGAGCCCCGCACCGACGGTGACACCGATCACATCGTAGGGTCCCGCCGGCACGGGTTGACCGGCGTCGTCCACACGGTCCCACCACGTGTAAAACGACTTGGTCTCGCCGGGTCCAAAGAACAACGTATCCGGAAAGTCGTCGGTGATCTGATGGATCAACCAGCGATAGAGCACCTCGTCGGTGCCCGGATGAAGGACGTACAGGTCGGCGTGGGCCGTCGTACTAAAGATGCTGAGTATCCGATGTTCGTCGGTGGCGTTCTCGATATCCATCAGGAACCAGATCGTGTCGTCGCCCGAGAATTCGCAGCGCGGACTGTCCCGTTTGAAGATGTGCAACGTCGTGCGATAGCCGGCCAGCAGCGGATTTATCTCCGGCCGAAAGATCGACTCCAGCCGAGGAGGTCTTGTACTGACGTTCGCCAGCGACAGACAGAACGCAGAGGGTTCGACGGCCGGTGGCAGCGATGTCTGCGCAAGGAGCGGCGCAGAGACGATCAACAGCAGGCCGCCCGCAACGGTGAAAAAGCGCATTGGATTCCTCCCTGTGCCCGTTCTGCGGTTGATTATACAGAAGGAGCTTATGCGGCGGCCTCCAGTCCTGAGCTGCCTCCGCAGCCGCCCCACGCCTCGTCGGGCGATCACTCGAGAAACGGGTTCCTCGCCCCCGGAATTGCGACTTTCGGACGTGTGCCGAGGCGTACCCGGTCACGGTGCCTCTCGTCGCCGGTATTGGTGACCGGCGTCGTCCACAGCAAAACGACCCCGCGGCTAGTATCATTGCGACACTGACCTTCTTACGAAACTCGACCGGGGAGTGAGCGTTGGCCAAGAAAACCAAATCCGAGACGTCGACGGAAGAGAAATCGACGCTGAAGCGCAAAACCTACAACGATGAGCTTTATCGGCTTCAGATCGAGCTGGTCAAACTTCAGGAGTGGATCAAACAAAGGAAGCTGAAGGTCGTCGTCCTGTTTGAGGGTCGCGATGCCGCCGGCAAGGGCGGCGTGATCAAGCGCATCCTGCAGAGGCTGAGTCCACGCATCTGCAACGTCGTGGCGCTACATACGCCGACCGAGCGCGAAAAGGGCCAGTGGTACTTTCAGCGATATGTGGCTCAACTGCCTGCCGCCGGCGAAATGGTCTTGTTCGATCGTAGTTGGTACAACCGTGCCGGCGTCGAGAAGGTTATGGGCTTTTGCACCGAAGACGAGTACCAGGAGTTCCTCCGTTCCTGCCCCCAGTTCGAACGCATGTTGATCCGATCGGGCACGATCCTTATTAAGTACTGGTTCTCCGTCAGCGACGAGGAGCAGGAACGAAGATTCCAGGCTCGAAACATTGACCCGACGAAGCGCTGGAAACTCAGCCCGATGGATCTGGAGTCTCATTCCCGATGGGTCGAGTACTCCAGGGCAAAAGACGTCATGTTCGCGCACACGGACATCAAGCAGTCGCCGTGGTACGTGGTCGAGGCCGATAGCAAACGTCATGCTCGACTGAATTGCATCCGTCACTTACTCAGCCTGATTCCGTATGAAGACCTTTCGCCCGAACCCATCGAGTTGCCGCCCCGGGAGAGCTCGGGCGGGTACGTGCGGCCCCCCATGAGCGACCAGACGTTCGTTCCCGACTACTACTAAGCTGGAGTCCAATCCGTGAGTCCGTCCGCAGAACCGAAACCGAAGACAGATCCAGGGAAGACCACCCAGGGCTCCAAGGCCCGCATTCGTGCGCTCGTTCAGCGAGTGGGCGCAGGAACGCGCCGGATGAAGCTCAAGAAACGGGTTCGCGTGATCCAGGAGGAGATGCGCAGCAAGGATGTGAGCAAGCTCATCGACGCCGCCCTGACCAAACACTTCGAAGCTGACGATCTTGTGCCCTATCAGGCCGAGCTGATCAAACTTCAGCAGCATCTCGAACGAACAGGGCGGAAGATGATCATCCTCTTCGATGGTCGAGACGCGTCGGGAAAGGGCGGCACGATCCGGCGTGTCTCCCGATTCATGAACGAGAAGCATTATCGCGTGGTCGCGCTCGGTAAGCCTAACGAGTACCAGCGAACCGAGTTGCACATGAAGCGCTACATCGAGTGCTTCCCCCATGCCGGAGAGATCGTGCTCTTCGATCGCAGCTGGTACAACCGCGCGATGGTCGAACCGGTCATGGGGTTCTGCACGTCTCGCCAGTATCGCGAGTTCATGAATCAGGTCGTCGACTACGAGAAGAGTATCCTGAGTGACCGAAAGACGTATCTCGTCAAACTCTATTTCTCCGTTTCGAAAGAAGAGCAAGAGCGTCGCTTCGAACGACGCAAGAACGACCCTCTGCGCCAGTGGAAGCTGAGCGAGGTGGACCTCCAGGCACAGGCGCTATGGGATGAGTTCACGGTAAAGAAATACCGCCTGCTCAAGAAGACGCACACGAAAAAGACACCGTGGTACGTCATTCGCTCCGACGACAAGCATCTTGCGCGGGTCGAGACCATGAAGGTCATTCTTAACGCGGTTCGCTACCGTGGCAGAGACCGAAAGCTCCAGTTCGAGTCCGATCCCGCGATCGTGATCGAAGGGGATCTGGAGATCAAGGTCATGGATGCGCAGCGGCGGAAGACGGGCAAGTTCGAGACCTAGTCGATAGGTCGATCGGGAGAAGAATCAATGTCGGAAGCCCACATGCGACGCATGAGTGCCGAAGCTCGGGAGGAGTATGAGGCCCTTAGCCTGGATGCTCCGGAAACGACCGCAGGATTGCATCCGGTTGCGGGTCGCGGGTCCCTGAAGAAACGGGCCATCTCGGCTCCGGATGTCCTTAACGAGGCGTACGACTACGCCGCCCCTGCCACGTTCACCCGGGGGATGCGAGTCGAGCTTCCGGGTGCAAGCATGCTGTACCTGTCGGGTACGGCAAGCGTCGATGAGAACGGTCTCTCGGTGCACCCGGGCGATTTCGCGGCGCAGTGTTGGCGCACGTATCGCAACCTGACGCACCTGCTGGCAGCGGAACACGCCAGCTGGCATGACATCTTTCGGACGACCTGTTACCTGCGGGACATCGAACGCGATTACGACGAGTTCAACTGTATCCGCGGGACATTCTTCAAGATGGTGGGATTGAATCCGTTGCCTGCAAGCACGGGAATCCAGGCGCGACTCTGTCGCTCGGATCTTCTCGTGGAGATCGAGGCCATCGCGATGATTCCCGGACCGAAGTGATCGAGTTCCCTGAGCTTAGCGTACTTCGTCGCAACCAGCCCGAGTACGCGGACCCCGCGACAACGCGTCCCGTTCAGGTCGGTGCGGCGACGATCGGTTCGGGGGCTCCCGTCGTTATCGCCGGACCCTGCGCGATCGAGTCACGCCGGCAGGCCCTCAACGTCGCCCGCGCCGTCCGCGCGGCCGGCGGTCAGCTTCTACGCGGTGGGGCGTTCAAGC
It includes:
- a CDS encoding TonB-dependent siderophore receptor — translated: MKEVRWIGLVFVVVLLLAPAAWAQSESKDDDSEENEPLSEYVKVAAPDQPTSNSVATKLPTEVRWIPANVGTVGPALIEEQSASTISDALRNVSGLNIQAQNGVQDFFVVRGFDSLSGSLILTDGVGEPEATVYPLYNVEAVEVLKGPGGFLYGKDPLSGAVNIVRKQPLPVDLLGAQVRAGSFGMDEISVDWNESVNDDHAFRLNAFRTTTDNYRSIPESEHYGFNPGYRWTINGHSALNVNLEIVSAEFAPDAGIPLYNGDVAPVDPRTSYASPFDHSEQDVLRLQVDYENQISDSVTLRNKFYVRTLDWQSAGTLINGAFDVPLGGGASIALVSRALTTLDSEQQFVGNQFEAVMQFETGPVTHNLLTGLEVAQQTDESSLSFGMLPEIGVFDPVESATMTPMLFPFFAADAETQIVAPYVVDQIQFGQRCQVLIGGRYDNIDYEDPLSATDRDDSKFSPMFGFVYSPQPSLSVYANNGRSFAPPGSRVVGEREPERSIQTEIGVKKTFADGRVQATWAYYDIERENIAIPDSTGVLQTTGDQKSSGFEFEIAAISKRGVRTVFSYANNDSELTEFSERIQTGPNPATDFIVVDRSGNRPSFTPRHLLNLWSSKQFEGGFGLGAGARLIDDQFISEDNSYTIDQAIIWDAKFWYEFDKFDVQLGIENIGQEQYAVRGFGNVAVIPADGRSAYIGVGIKM
- the ppk2 gene encoding polyphosphate kinase 2 → MKRKTYNDELYRLQIELVKLQEWIKQRKLKVVVLFEGRDAAGKGGVIKRILQRLSPRICNVVALHTPTEREKGQWYFQRYVAQLPAAGEMVLFDRSWYNRAGVEKVMGFCTEDEYQEFLRSCPQFERMLIRSGTILIKYWFSVSDEEQERRFQARNIDPTKRWKLSPMDLESHSRWVEYSRAKDVMFAHTDIKQSPWYVVEADSKRHARLNCIRHLLSLIPYEDLSPEPIELPPRESSGGYVRPPMSDQTFVPDYY
- a CDS encoding polyphosphate kinase 2; amino-acid sequence: MSPSAEPKPKTDPGKTTQGSKARIRALVQRVGAGTRRMKLKKRVRVIQEEMRSKDVSKLIDAALTKHFEADDLVPYQAELIKLQQHLERTGRKMIILFDGRDASGKGGTIRRVSRFMNEKHYRVVALGKPNEYQRTELHMKRYIECFPHAGEIVLFDRSWYNRAMVEPVMGFCTSRQYREFMNQVVDYEKSILSDRKTYLVKLYFSVSKEEQERRFERRKNDPLRQWKLSEVDLQAQALWDEFTVKKYRLLKKTHTKKTPWYVIRSDDKHLARVETMKVILNAVRYRGRDRKLQFESDPAIVIEGDLEIKVMDAQRRKTGKFET
- a CDS encoding Rid family hydrolase, producing MSEAHMRRMSAEAREEYEALSLDAPETTAGLHPVAGRGSLKKRAISAPDVLNEAYDYAAPATFTRGMRVELPGASMLYLSGTASVDENGLSVHPGDFAAQCWRTYRNLTHLLAAEHASWHDIFRTTCYLRDIERDYDEFNCIRGTFFKMVGLNPLPASTGIQARLCRSDLLVEIEAIAMIPGPK